The genomic region GGGTATAGTCTTCGAATTCCTTTTCGAGGAAATCAGCAAAATACTTATCTCCGGAATATAAAATTGGTTTTATTTCGTAATGATTTTCAACAATGCTGAGCCAACGCTTTAAGCCTACTTTTAGGCTATCCATGGATTGGTTTCTAGGCATCTCTTCAATGTCTAAGACTGGTGGAAGATCGCCCGACTCCAGCTTTACGGTTTTGATAAAATTATTGGCCTGCTTTGTCGAATTTTCATTTGGCCGAAAGTAATGGTATGCTCCCCGCAACTTATTCCTTTTTTTAATTGCTTTCCAATTTTCTTTAAATGCACGGTCTTTTGCTCGCTCGCCCATCGTAGCGCGCACGAAAATAAAGTCTACAGGAAACTCGTCATGTATCGTTAATACCTCATCCCAGGAAATATCCCCTTGATACTGGGAAACGTCAATGCCATAAATCTTATCATCATAACGGCGCATGAGCTCCTTGTTGCGGATATCGTATTTAGATAAGTCCTCCCTTTCGA from Sphingobacterium sp. BN32 harbors:
- a CDS encoding GH25 family lysozyme yields the protein MSKSRKSGKKKVQTDKQVQRKLLIWSIAIPLALVVLIFAIQHRAGISYLFVKWFEKGKIEREDLSKYDIRNKELMRRYDDKIYGIDVSQYQGDISWDEVLTIHDEFPVDFIFVRATMGERAKDRAFKENWKAIKKRNKLRGAYHYFRPNENSTKQANNFIKTVKLESGDLPPVLDIEEMPRNQSMDSLKVGLKRWLSIVENHYEIKPILYSGDKYFADFLEKEFEDYTLWIANYNFWVERPKKHWNFWQFSEKGSVRGIKGPVDLNMYTGSIEELEELCMK